A window from Populus trichocarpa isolate Nisqually-1 chromosome 3, P.trichocarpa_v4.1, whole genome shotgun sequence encodes these proteins:
- the LOC7471656 gene encoding uncharacterized protein LOC7471656: protein MAMSQISSEFVHKVQIEGVQTVAPSKVTDPRETCLVSVKDPVSSDIFRGCLSIVLCYNKAVEEDSGWLVAGWIKESLGRALQDQPMLSGRLRRVEDGNGELEMVSNDTGVRLVEAKITMTLQEFLGLEENEKAEAELVSWMDIDEQNPQFSPLLYVQVTNFQCGGYSIGISSSLLLADHLIMDNFLPRWSGIQKKLLLNNNALEKPIFYLPNLRNTSLSPSNTTRSTPSKQSGQTTIFKIAGDSEIEGVQNELCKRAVSHSIQEAEHKQGSEMSSEFSLFVKESPKVKRVENCKKNELVKPNLNFRCQVITLDDLGIKELAFHDGNEPTHVSCWIGSAVAMAIPSSTENTSDVSVIVTIPAGN, encoded by the exons ATGGCAATGTCCCAGATTAGTAGTGAGTTTGTGCATAAAGTACAAATTGAAGGTGTGCAAACAGTGGCACCCTCCAAGGTGACTGATCCAAGAGAAACGTGCCTAGTGTCAGTGAAGGACCCTGTTAGTTCAGATATTTTCCGGGGGTGCCTGAGCATAGTCCTCTGCTACAACAAGGCCGTGGAGGAAGATTCTGGTTGGCTTGTTGCGGGATGGATTAAGGAGTCCCTGGGGAGAGCATTGCAGGACCAACCGATGCTCAGTGGACGACTACGGAGAGTTGAAGATGGCAATGGAGAACTAGAGATGGTGTCAAACGATACCGGAGTTAGACTTGTTGAGGCAAAGATTACAATGACTTTGCAAGAGTTTCTTGGTTTGGAAGAAAACGAAAAAGCAGAGGCCGAACTCGTCTCTTGGATGGATATTGATGAACAAAATCCCCAATTCTCTCCGCTACTCTATGTTCAG GTCACCAACTTCCAGTGTGGTGGGTACTCAATTGGGATTAGTTCTAGCCTTCTCTTGGCAGACCATTTAATCATGGACAACTTCCTCCCGAGGTGGTCAGGTATTCAAAAGAAATTACTGCTCAACAACAATGCACTCGAAAAGCCCATATTCTACCTCCCCAATCTCAGAAACACCAGTTTATCTCCTAGTAACACCACGAGGTCCACACCTAGCAAACAGAGTGGCCAGACAACGATATTCAAGATCGCAGGCGATAGCGAAATTGAAGGTGTGCAGAATGAGTTATGCAAGAGAGCCGTATCACATAGCATCCAGGAGGCAGAGCACAAACAAGGCAGTGAAATGTCATCAGAGTTTTCTTTGTTCGTGAAAGAATCACCTAAGGTTAAAAGGGTCGAGAATTGCAAGAAAAACGAGCTTGTTAAGCCTAATCTGAACTTTAGGTGTCAAGTGATCACCTTGGATGATTTAGGGATCAAAGAATTAGCTTTCCACGATGGCAATGAGCCTACTCACGTTTCTTGCTGGATTGGATCGGCGGTTGCAATGGCGATTCCATCTTCTACTGAGAATACTTCAGACGTCAGCGTTATAGTTACAATCCCTGCAGGAAATTGA
- the LOC7462000 gene encoding uncharacterized protein LOC7462000 isoform X2: MENSSGGSSDYSNSRIVVTNEKKPMQGIKIENPFTFKVLQVFTGFGFGCGIGIGQGMPVNMGALPMVGQVMSATRGATDAFSGITRHVNTALWKLGAKNIQAGVGCGVGFGHGFGIGLAVKPGAVQKMQACFLEVLMKMMTKLGIAPNLSIGQGALPMSLQSGVSMLTESSIQNPLGNITQLARKLPDQTSQSLYGYGNVSSHSSSESSTSKGSDTSFGSRTEKVISSFLQNPILKEDGTDINELVLRHQQIIEELMEENQKLRQILVEDLKIPPNKLQASHSTINKSPCTDCFECRRRQRKK, from the exons ATGGAGAACAGCAGTGGTGGCAGCAGCGATTACAGTAACAGTAGGATTGTAGTGACAAATGAGAAAAAGCCTATGCAAGGAATCAAAATAGAGAATCCCTTTACTTTCAAAGTACTTCAAGTATTTACTGGCTTTGGTTTTGGCTGTGGTATTGGTATTGGTCAAGGCATGCCTGTAAATATGG GTGCATTGCCAATGGTGGGCCAAGTAATGAGTGCAACTAGAGGCGCAACTGATGCCTTTTCTGGAATTACCAGGCATGTAAATACTGCA CTTTGGAAGCTGGGAGCTAAGAACATTCAAGCAGGCGTTGGATGTGGAGTTGGTTTCGGCCATGGCTTTGGAATTG GTCTTGCAGTGAAACCTGGGGCAGTGCAGAAGATGCAAGCTTGTTTTCTA GAAGtattgatgaagatgatgacaaAACTTGGAATAGCACCCAATTTATCAATTGGTCAAGGTGCCCTTCCAATGTCTTTGCAAAGTGGCGTGAGCATGTTGACTGAATCTTCAATCCAAAACCCATTGGGAAATATTACACAGTTAGCAAGAAAACTCCCAGATCAAACATCTCAAAGTCTGTATGGATATGGAAATGTTAGTTCACATTCAAGTTCTGAAAGTTCCACTTCAAAAGGCAGTGATACTTCTTTTGGTAGCCGAACAGAGAAGGTGATTAGCAGTTTTCTCCAAAATCCTATTCTGAAAGAAGATGGCACTGACATAAATGAATTG gtgttgagacaccaGCAAATCATTGAAGAGCTAATGGAGGAGAATCAAAAGCTTCGTCAGATACTTGTAGAAGACCTAAAAATACCACCCAACAAGCTCCAGGCCAGTCACTCAACTATAAATAAATCTCCATGCACTGATTGTTTTGAGTGCCGAAGAAGACAGAGAAAAAAGTAG
- the LOC7462000 gene encoding uncharacterized protein LOC7462000 isoform X1, with protein sequence MENSSGGSSDYSNSRIVVTNEKKPMQGIKIENPFTFKVLQVFTGFGFGCGIGIGQGMPVNMGALPMVGQVMSATRGATDAFSGITRHVNTALWKLGAKNIQAGVGCGVGFGHGFGIGLAVKPGAVQKMQACFLEVLMKMMTKLGIAPNLSIGQGALPMSLQSGVSMLTESSIQNPLGNITQLARKLPDQTSQSLYGYGNVSSHSSSESSTSKGSDTSFGSRTEKVISSFLQNPILKEDGTDINELAGRLRSENNMLQMVLRHQQIIEELMEENQKLRQILVEDLKIPPNKLQASHSTINKSPCTDCFECRRRQRKK encoded by the exons ATGGAGAACAGCAGTGGTGGCAGCAGCGATTACAGTAACAGTAGGATTGTAGTGACAAATGAGAAAAAGCCTATGCAAGGAATCAAAATAGAGAATCCCTTTACTTTCAAAGTACTTCAAGTATTTACTGGCTTTGGTTTTGGCTGTGGTATTGGTATTGGTCAAGGCATGCCTGTAAATATGG GTGCATTGCCAATGGTGGGCCAAGTAATGAGTGCAACTAGAGGCGCAACTGATGCCTTTTCTGGAATTACCAGGCATGTAAATACTGCA CTTTGGAAGCTGGGAGCTAAGAACATTCAAGCAGGCGTTGGATGTGGAGTTGGTTTCGGCCATGGCTTTGGAATTG GTCTTGCAGTGAAACCTGGGGCAGTGCAGAAGATGCAAGCTTGTTTTCTA GAAGtattgatgaagatgatgacaaAACTTGGAATAGCACCCAATTTATCAATTGGTCAAGGTGCCCTTCCAATGTCTTTGCAAAGTGGCGTGAGCATGTTGACTGAATCTTCAATCCAAAACCCATTGGGAAATATTACACAGTTAGCAAGAAAACTCCCAGATCAAACATCTCAAAGTCTGTATGGATATGGAAATGTTAGTTCACATTCAAGTTCTGAAAGTTCCACTTCAAAAGGCAGTGATACTTCTTTTGGTAGCCGAACAGAGAAGGTGATTAGCAGTTTTCTCCAAAATCCTATTCTGAAAGAAGATGGCACTGACATAAATGAATTG GCTGGACGTTTGCGGTCAGAAAACAACATGCTTCAAATG gtgttgagacaccaGCAAATCATTGAAGAGCTAATGGAGGAGAATCAAAAGCTTCGTCAGATACTTGTAGAAGACCTAAAAATACCACCCAACAAGCTCCAGGCCAGTCACTCAACTATAAATAAATCTCCATGCACTGATTGTTTTGAGTGCCGAAGAAGACAGAGAAAAAAGTAG
- the LOC7462000 gene encoding uncharacterized protein LOC7462000 isoform X3: MENSSGGSSDYSNSRIVVTNEKKPMQGIKIENPFTFKVLQVFTGFGFGCGIGIGQGMPVNMGALPMVGQVMSATRGATDAFSGITSFGSWELRTFKQALDVELVSAMALELEVLMKMMTKLGIAPNLSIGQGALPMSLQSGVSMLTESSIQNPLGNITQLARKLPDQTSQSLYGYGNVSSHSSSESSTSKGSDTSFGSRTEKVISSFLQNPILKEDGTDINELAGRLRSENNMLQMVLRHQQIIEELMEENQKLRQILVEDLKIPPNKLQASHSTINKSPCTDCFECRRRQRKK, translated from the exons ATGGAGAACAGCAGTGGTGGCAGCAGCGATTACAGTAACAGTAGGATTGTAGTGACAAATGAGAAAAAGCCTATGCAAGGAATCAAAATAGAGAATCCCTTTACTTTCAAAGTACTTCAAGTATTTACTGGCTTTGGTTTTGGCTGTGGTATTGGTATTGGTCAAGGCATGCCTGTAAATATGG GTGCATTGCCAATGGTGGGCCAAGTAATGAGTGCAACTAGAGGCGCAACTGATGCCTTTTCTGGAATTACCAG CTTTGGAAGCTGGGAGCTAAGAACATTCAAGCAGGCGTTGGATGTGGAGTTGGTTTCGGCCATGGCTTTGGAATTG GAAGtattgatgaagatgatgacaaAACTTGGAATAGCACCCAATTTATCAATTGGTCAAGGTGCCCTTCCAATGTCTTTGCAAAGTGGCGTGAGCATGTTGACTGAATCTTCAATCCAAAACCCATTGGGAAATATTACACAGTTAGCAAGAAAACTCCCAGATCAAACATCTCAAAGTCTGTATGGATATGGAAATGTTAGTTCACATTCAAGTTCTGAAAGTTCCACTTCAAAAGGCAGTGATACTTCTTTTGGTAGCCGAACAGAGAAGGTGATTAGCAGTTTTCTCCAAAATCCTATTCTGAAAGAAGATGGCACTGACATAAATGAATTG GCTGGACGTTTGCGGTCAGAAAACAACATGCTTCAAATG gtgttgagacaccaGCAAATCATTGAAGAGCTAATGGAGGAGAATCAAAAGCTTCGTCAGATACTTGTAGAAGACCTAAAAATACCACCCAACAAGCTCCAGGCCAGTCACTCAACTATAAATAAATCTCCATGCACTGATTGTTTTGAGTGCCGAAGAAGACAGAGAAAAAAGTAG
- the LOC7462000 gene encoding uncharacterized protein LOC7462000 isoform X4, with amino-acid sequence MMAFFGGLFKPKNVEETHEKSILKTPCALPMVGQVMSATRGATDAFSGITRHVNTALWKLGAKNIQAGVGCGVGFGHGFGIGLAVKPGAVQKMQACFLEVLMKMMTKLGIAPNLSIGQGALPMSLQSGVSMLTESSIQNPLGNITQLARKLPDQTSQSLYGYGNVSSHSSSESSTSKGSDTSFGSRTEKVISSFLQNPILKEDGTDINELAGRLRSENNMLQMVLRHQQIIEELMEENQKLRQILVEDLKIPPNKLQASHSTINKSPCTDCFECRRRQRKK; translated from the exons ATGATGGCTTTTTTTGGTGGGTTGTTTAAACCCAAGAATGTTGAAGAAACCCATGAGAAATCTATCCTTAAAACTCCAT GTGCATTGCCAATGGTGGGCCAAGTAATGAGTGCAACTAGAGGCGCAACTGATGCCTTTTCTGGAATTACCAGGCATGTAAATACTGCA CTTTGGAAGCTGGGAGCTAAGAACATTCAAGCAGGCGTTGGATGTGGAGTTGGTTTCGGCCATGGCTTTGGAATTG GTCTTGCAGTGAAACCTGGGGCAGTGCAGAAGATGCAAGCTTGTTTTCTA GAAGtattgatgaagatgatgacaaAACTTGGAATAGCACCCAATTTATCAATTGGTCAAGGTGCCCTTCCAATGTCTTTGCAAAGTGGCGTGAGCATGTTGACTGAATCTTCAATCCAAAACCCATTGGGAAATATTACACAGTTAGCAAGAAAACTCCCAGATCAAACATCTCAAAGTCTGTATGGATATGGAAATGTTAGTTCACATTCAAGTTCTGAAAGTTCCACTTCAAAAGGCAGTGATACTTCTTTTGGTAGCCGAACAGAGAAGGTGATTAGCAGTTTTCTCCAAAATCCTATTCTGAAAGAAGATGGCACTGACATAAATGAATTG GCTGGACGTTTGCGGTCAGAAAACAACATGCTTCAAATG gtgttgagacaccaGCAAATCATTGAAGAGCTAATGGAGGAGAATCAAAAGCTTCGTCAGATACTTGTAGAAGACCTAAAAATACCACCCAACAAGCTCCAGGCCAGTCACTCAACTATAAATAAATCTCCATGCACTGATTGTTTTGAGTGCCGAAGAAGACAGAGAAAAAAGTAG
- the LOC7462000 gene encoding uncharacterized protein LOC7462000 isoform X5, with the protein MMAFFGGLFKPKNVEETHEKSILKTPCALPMVGQVMSATRGATDAFSGITSFGSWELRTFKQALDVELVSAMALELEVLMKMMTKLGIAPNLSIGQGALPMSLQSGVSMLTESSIQNPLGNITQLARKLPDQTSQSLYGYGNVSSHSSSESSTSKGSDTSFGSRTEKVISSFLQNPILKEDGTDINELAGRLRSENNMLQMVLRHQQIIEELMEENQKLRQILVEDLKIPPNKLQASHSTINKSPCTDCFECRRRQRKK; encoded by the exons ATGATGGCTTTTTTTGGTGGGTTGTTTAAACCCAAGAATGTTGAAGAAACCCATGAGAAATCTATCCTTAAAACTCCAT GTGCATTGCCAATGGTGGGCCAAGTAATGAGTGCAACTAGAGGCGCAACTGATGCCTTTTCTGGAATTACCAG CTTTGGAAGCTGGGAGCTAAGAACATTCAAGCAGGCGTTGGATGTGGAGTTGGTTTCGGCCATGGCTTTGGAATTG GAAGtattgatgaagatgatgacaaAACTTGGAATAGCACCCAATTTATCAATTGGTCAAGGTGCCCTTCCAATGTCTTTGCAAAGTGGCGTGAGCATGTTGACTGAATCTTCAATCCAAAACCCATTGGGAAATATTACACAGTTAGCAAGAAAACTCCCAGATCAAACATCTCAAAGTCTGTATGGATATGGAAATGTTAGTTCACATTCAAGTTCTGAAAGTTCCACTTCAAAAGGCAGTGATACTTCTTTTGGTAGCCGAACAGAGAAGGTGATTAGCAGTTTTCTCCAAAATCCTATTCTGAAAGAAGATGGCACTGACATAAATGAATTG GCTGGACGTTTGCGGTCAGAAAACAACATGCTTCAAATG gtgttgagacaccaGCAAATCATTGAAGAGCTAATGGAGGAGAATCAAAAGCTTCGTCAGATACTTGTAGAAGACCTAAAAATACCACCCAACAAGCTCCAGGCCAGTCACTCAACTATAAATAAATCTCCATGCACTGATTGTTTTGAGTGCCGAAGAAGACAGAGAAAAAAGTAG
- the LOC7471658 gene encoding vesicle-associated protein 2-1, whose translation MTAGDGNQLISVHPEDLKFIFELEKQSFCDLKVANNTEHHVAFKVKTTSPKKYFVRPNTGVIQPWDSCVIRVTLQAQREYPSDMQCKDKFLLQSTIVPPHADVDELPPDTFNKDSDDKVIHDRKLRVVYIPPSSTQGNSEDEGLKGSTQSPDANSAVQSLKDERDAAVRQTQLLQQELDLLRRRRYRKSDPGFSLMFAFVVGLIGIMVGFLLNLSLSSPSTE comes from the exons ATGACTGCTGGTGATGGAAATCAGTTGATCTCCGTACATCCCGAGGACCTCAAGTTCATTT TTGAGCTGGAAAAGCAAAGCTTTTGTGATCTTAAAGTTGCGAACAACACAGAGCACCATGTTGCTTTTAAG GTTAAAACTACTTCACCTAAGAAGTACTTTGTGAGGCCCAACACTGGTGTTATACAGCCTTGGGATTCTTGCGTCATCAGAG TTACTCTTCAAGCTCAACGAGAATATCCTTCAGATATGCAATGCAAAGATAAGTTTCTCTTACAGAGTACCATTGTGCCTCCACATGCTGATGTTGATGAGCTCCCACCAGATACT TTCAATAAGGATAGTGATGACAAGGTGATACATGACAGGAAGCTTAGAGTTGTATACATCCCTCCTTCATCAACTCAAGGAAACTCAGAAGATGAAGGGTTGAAGGGCTCCACTCAAAGTCCTGATGCTAACTCT GCTGTACAGAGCCTGAAGGATGAAAGGGATGCTGCTGTTCGACAAACCCAGCTACTACAGCAGGAACTG GACTTGCTGAGGAGACGAAGATATCGAAAAAGTGATCCAGGCTTCTCCCTCATGTTTGCATTTGTTGTTGGACTTATTGGAATTATGGTTGGCTTCCTCTTGAACCTTTCATTGTCATCACCATCTACAGAATGA